DNA sequence from the Paenibacillus azoreducens genome:
GCAAGTATGTCGGCCCGGATGAAGAACGGGAACCGGTCGCCGAAAAGGACGCCTAAGCGTCCTTTGGCTGGATGTAAACTTGTCTGGACGTCACAGTTCTTTTAGTGCTTTGAAAACGCGGAGATAATCTTCATACTTATGAGGCACGAATTGTTGTAAGCTTAAAGAAGTATCAAAAATTTTAGATTCCGCCTGTCCTTCCTTCACGGAATGAATGCCGGAGGCGGGAATGGAATCGATGTTCCCTTCAAACAGCGAGATGGCGTCTTCCAAACCGGTTTCGTATAGCCCGGCGACTTCTTCTTCCTGCAAACGGTATGAGGTAAGCGGAAGATTGAGAAGATAACCGAAAACAAAACATTTTTCCCGGTCGATGAAGGTTTTGCCGCCTGCAGTCCCGGTTGCGTAGTAATCGATCACGCCAAGGGAGGTCAGCTCATCCATGCGAACGGGAATGCCGAGTTCTTCCTCAACTTCACGAACCGCGTCTGCAACGGTTTCGCCCG
Encoded proteins:
- a CDS encoding NUDIX hydrolase, with translation MSQELFDIYDEQGQKIGTVPRDEVHAKGYLHHSFHCWIVRDTGQGRKILFQKRQDSKDTFPGHFDITAAGHLSAGETVADAVREVEEELGIPVRMDELTSLGVIDYYATGTAGGKTFIDREKCFVFGYLLNLPLTSYRLQEEEVAGLYETGLEDAISLFEGNIDSIPASGIHSVKEGQAESKIFDTSLSLQQFVPHKYEDYLRVFKALKEL